A portion of the Streptomyces erythrochromogenes genome contains these proteins:
- a CDS encoding Rieske (2Fe-2S) protein: protein MTPDDRGFRREMASAYRSGWQFIDLATAIPHPGDSLMVTLFGQPIVIVREEDEDVRAYRCLRRPRGAPQPVRCEVRYGMVFVNLDQRDHQLFEPDITTATPRSA, encoded by the coding sequence ATGACCCCCGACGACCGCGGCTTCCGCCGCGAGATGGCGTCCGCCTACCGATCGGGCTGGCAGTTCATCGACCTCGCCACGGCCATCCCCCACCCCGGCGACTCGTTGATGGTCACCCTGTTCGGCCAACCGATCGTCATCGTGCGCGAGGAGGACGAGGACGTACGTGCCTACCGGTGCCTGCGCCGCCCGCGCGGCGCGCCGCAGCCCGTCCGCTGCGAGGTGCGCTACGGAATGGTCTTCGTCAATCTCGACCAGCGGGACCACCAGCTCTTCGAACCCGACATCACCACCGCCACCCCCCGCAGTGCCTGA
- a CDS encoding helix-turn-helix domain-containing protein, with protein MFRTLGGGDLTRNETMATHPHPVTSMCAEGTRLYAAALSTGRIARGEIQNAPCLLELALLQPDPDDANQLRPVPPSVALAQRLHPIEREIQDRRRSAVDLTDTFEPFLAISAQSPADTHAITVLEGFERINAALNLATAECHTEVLTVQPGGARPSEALTQALERDQPLIDRGVSIRTLYQHTARHSQGTLAYVDRISMGKVEIRTLEELIERLIIFDRTVAFIPVSDDRRVALELRHPGLVDYLIKVFEQLWHRAVPLTEEVTYRSTPGGITGVQRTIAQLLIEGHVDEAIARRLGMNVRTCRAHIAKLATTLGSGSRAQLGYLIAQSGILGRPSAPQECEDADPDRDPHRDPEDL; from the coding sequence ATGTTCAGGACCCTGGGGGGTGGAGATTTGACGCGAAACGAGACAATGGCGACACATCCCCACCCCGTCACGTCCATGTGCGCCGAGGGGACCCGGCTCTACGCGGCTGCCCTGAGCACCGGCCGGATCGCCCGGGGAGAGATCCAGAACGCCCCCTGCCTGCTGGAACTCGCCCTTCTGCAGCCCGACCCGGATGACGCGAACCAACTCCGGCCGGTTCCCCCGTCCGTGGCTTTGGCGCAACGGCTCCATCCGATTGAACGCGAGATCCAGGACCGCCGACGCAGCGCTGTAGATCTCACCGACACTTTCGAGCCTTTCCTGGCCATCAGCGCACAGAGTCCGGCCGACACCCATGCCATCACGGTGCTGGAGGGTTTCGAAAGGATCAACGCCGCACTGAACCTCGCGACGGCCGAATGCCACACCGAGGTGCTGACGGTCCAGCCGGGCGGAGCGCGCCCCTCCGAGGCTCTCACACAAGCCCTGGAGCGCGACCAGCCGTTGATCGACCGCGGGGTCAGCATACGGACCCTCTACCAGCACACCGCGCGGCACAGCCAGGGCACCCTCGCCTACGTGGACCGCATCTCCATGGGCAAGGTCGAGATCCGCACGCTCGAAGAGCTGATAGAGCGCCTCATCATCTTCGACCGCACGGTGGCCTTCATCCCCGTGAGCGACGACCGGCGGGTCGCGCTGGAGCTGCGCCACCCCGGCCTCGTCGACTACCTCATCAAGGTGTTCGAGCAGCTGTGGCACCGCGCCGTGCCCCTCACGGAGGAGGTGACGTACCGCAGCACCCCCGGCGGCATCACCGGCGTGCAGCGCACCATCGCCCAGCTCCTCATCGAGGGGCACGTGGACGAGGCCATCGCCCGGCGCCTGGGCATGAACGTGCGGACCTGCCGCGCCCACATCGCCAAGCTCGCCACCACCCTCGGCAGCGGCAGCCGGGCCCAGCTCGGCTACCTCATCGCCCAGTCCGGCATCCTGGGCCGCCCCTCCGCCCCGCAGGAGTGCGAGGACGCCGATCCGGACCGGGACCCGCACCGGGACCCCGAAGACCTCTAG
- a CDS encoding heat shock protein transcriptional repressor HspR: MDGRRRQSSRLGGGYQLTDETPVYVISVAAQLSGLHPQTLRQYDRLGLVSPDRTAGRGRRYSARDIELLRTVQALSQDEGINLAGIKRIIELENQVAALQQRVAELSAAVDGAAATLRAREAQVHASYRRDLVPYQPPQPGSALVVWRPSPKRPLD; this comes from the coding sequence ATGGACGGCCGCCGACGACAGTCCTCCCGCTTGGGCGGGGGCTACCAACTCACCGACGAGACCCCGGTCTACGTGATCTCGGTGGCCGCCCAGCTCTCGGGTCTGCACCCGCAGACCCTCCGCCAGTACGACCGTCTCGGCCTGGTCTCCCCGGACCGTACGGCCGGCCGCGGCCGGCGCTACTCGGCCCGGGACATCGAACTGCTCCGCACGGTGCAGGCGCTGTCCCAGGACGAGGGCATCAACCTGGCGGGCATCAAGCGGATCATCGAACTGGAGAACCAGGTGGCCGCGCTCCAGCAGCGCGTCGCCGAGCTCTCGGCCGCGGTGGACGGCGCGGCGGCAACGCTGCGGGCCCGCGAGGCCCAGGTGCACGCCTCGTACCGGCGCGACCTGGTCCCGTACCAGCCGCCGCAGCCGGGCAGCGCCCTGGTGGTCTGGCGCCCCAGCCCCAAGCGGCCGCTGGACTGA
- the dnaJ gene encoding molecular chaperone DnaJ translates to MSTKDFVEKDYYKVLGVPKDATEAEIKKAYRKLAREFHPDANKGDAAAEERFKEISEANDILGDAKKRKEYDEARALFGNGGFRPGPGGGGSFNFDLGDLFGGTQQGGQAGGFGGGLGDVFGGLFNRGAGPGAGTRTQPRRGQDVESEVTLSFTEAVDGATVPLRMSSQAPCKACSGTGDKNGTPRVCPTCVGTGQVSRGSGGGFSLTDPCADCKGRGLIAETPCDVCKGSGRARSSRTMQVRIPAGVSDGQRIRLRGKGAPGERGGPAGDLYVVVHVGTHPVFGRKDDNLTVTVPVTFAEAALGADIKVPTLNGPSVTLKLPPGTPNGRTMRARGKGAVRKDGTRGDLLVTVEVAVPTELSDKAREALEMYREATESEDPRSALFESAKGA, encoded by the coding sequence ATGAGCACGAAGGACTTCGTCGAGAAGGACTACTACAAGGTCCTCGGTGTCCCGAAGGACGCCACCGAGGCCGAGATCAAGAAGGCGTACCGGAAGCTCGCGCGCGAGTTCCACCCGGACGCCAACAAGGGCGACGCCGCCGCCGAGGAGCGCTTCAAGGAGATCTCCGAGGCGAACGACATCCTCGGGGACGCCAAGAAGCGCAAGGAGTACGACGAGGCGCGCGCCCTGTTCGGCAACGGCGGCTTCCGCCCCGGGCCGGGCGGCGGCGGTTCGTTCAACTTCGACCTGGGCGACCTCTTCGGCGGCACCCAGCAGGGCGGTCAGGCCGGCGGCTTCGGCGGCGGCCTGGGCGATGTCTTCGGCGGCCTCTTCAACCGCGGCGCCGGCCCGGGTGCGGGCACCCGCACCCAGCCGCGCCGCGGCCAGGACGTCGAGTCGGAGGTCACCCTCTCCTTCACGGAGGCGGTGGACGGGGCCACGGTCCCGCTCCGGATGTCCTCGCAGGCGCCCTGCAAGGCCTGTTCGGGCACCGGCGACAAGAACGGCACGCCCCGGGTGTGCCCGACCTGCGTCGGCACCGGCCAGGTCTCGCGGGGCAGCGGCGGGGGCTTCTCGCTGACCGACCCCTGCGCGGACTGCAAGGGCCGCGGCCTGATCGCGGAGACCCCCTGCGACGTCTGCAAGGGCAGCGGCCGTGCCCGCAGCTCGCGCACCATGCAGGTCCGGATCCCGGCGGGCGTCTCCGACGGCCAGCGGATCCGGCTGCGCGGCAAGGGCGCTCCCGGCGAGCGCGGCGGTCCGGCCGGCGACCTCTACGTGGTCGTGCACGTCGGTACCCACCCGGTGTTCGGCCGCAAGGACGACAACCTCACGGTGACCGTCCCGGTGACGTTCGCGGAGGCGGCGCTGGGCGCCGACATCAAGGTCCCGACCCTGAACGGCCCGTCGGTGACGCTGAAACTGCCCCCGGGCACCCCGAACGGGCGTACGATGCGGGCCCGCGGCAAGGGGGCGGTCCGCAAGGACGGCACCCGCGGGGACCTTCTGGTCACCGTGGAAGTGGCGGTTCCGACCGAGCTGTCGGACAAGGCCCGCGAGGCGCTGGAGATGTACCGCGAGGCGACGGAGTCCGAGGACCCGCGCTCCGCGCTGTTCGAGTCCGCGAAGGGAGCATGA
- the grpE gene encoding nucleotide exchange factor GrpE, whose protein sequence is MSEETPGFDEEPEVPADAAQDDAGPKAADSADTAEGAAPAGDSAQDVALLAQLDQARTALGERTADLQRLQAEYQNYRRRVERDRITVKEIAVASLLTELLPTLDDIGRAREHGELVGGFKSVAESLETVAAKMGLQQFGKEGEPFDPTVHEALMHSYAPDVTETTCVAILQPGYRIGERTIRPARVAVAEPQPGAAPKSESAEGDKPSGEDTDAADKG, encoded by the coding sequence ATGTCGGAGGAGACCCCGGGCTTCGACGAGGAGCCCGAAGTCCCCGCCGACGCCGCTCAGGACGACGCCGGGCCGAAGGCCGCCGACTCCGCCGACACGGCGGAGGGGGCGGCCCCGGCCGGGGACAGCGCACAGGATGTGGCCCTGCTGGCGCAGCTGGACCAGGCCCGTACCGCGCTCGGCGAGCGCACCGCGGACCTCCAGCGGCTGCAGGCGGAGTACCAGAACTACCGCCGCCGGGTGGAGCGGGACCGGATCACCGTCAAGGAGATCGCGGTCGCGTCCCTCCTGACGGAGCTCCTGCCGACGCTCGACGACATCGGCCGGGCGCGGGAGCACGGCGAGCTGGTCGGCGGCTTCAAGTCGGTGGCCGAATCGCTGGAGACGGTCGCCGCCAAGATGGGCCTGCAGCAGTTCGGCAAGGAGGGCGAGCCCTTCGACCCGACGGTCCACGAGGCCCTGATGCACTCGTACGCGCCGGACGTCACGGAGACGACCTGTGTGGCGATCCTGCAGCCGGGCTACCGGATCGGCGAGCGTACGATCCGTCCCGCACGGGTCGCGGTGGCCGAGCCCCAGCCGGGCGCGGCCCCCAAGTCCGAGTCCGCGGAGGGCGACAAGCCGTCCGGCGAGGACACGGATGCAGCCGACAAGGGCTGA